One Pectinophora gossypiella chromosome 9, ilPecGoss1.1, whole genome shotgun sequence genomic region harbors:
- the LOC126369606 gene encoding uncharacterized protein LOC126369606 — protein sequence MGSVPTICNAAVSSLTACCVVEEPINTLVKRFWELEELTASPVQCAEDVECDVFYRATTARDPTSGRYIVGLPFCEDVFSLGESYDIARKRFLCLERKLEALPNLRSAYDEVITEYIDKEYISPAPSDDSSKSLLPMYVIPHHGVVREDKASTRLRIVLDASSKTGSGRSLNDVLHSGPNLQGNLFEIILNFRIYPVALTADCRQQFLQIVMRDIDRRYQRILYRFNPQDPLVLYEFNRVCFGLKSSPYHALRTVQQLVSDDGSKYPRASEIASNALYMDDIAFSVMKAEDGVAASKELIDLFKTAQWDLVKWNSNSQTVLDSIPASHKLTKEVEFDKSMQHKILGLHWSTQSDYFYFQVAPREQDKCTKRTILSTIARLWDIMGFVAPTILYAKLLIKQLWQLGIDWDDEPPPHIIKIWRQFCHELPLLNDFKIPRHVGVVEDCVVTLVGFSDASELAYGGVVYLHVQSASGNTVQLVCSKSKVAPSQPLTIARLELCGIVLLSKLLRTVLNNYASRFAVNVCAFTDSKVALYWIKSSPHRWQTFVANRVVQVTDNISADNFHHVSGVENPADCLSRGVTPQKLISHPLWLKGPPWLAMDPSQWPINKESEVQSIEDIPERKILAHPVTAPAHDCAIYNLAQRVSSWTKLLRVIVFVCRFTKLLPRRESMSVTASDMEFAEIKILQSIQRKYFVDELNNLRNNKCCSPAFNKLRAFLDNGLIRVGGRLVNSDLDYSHKHPAILPRHDHVIDLIIDHYHKTHLHAGPELLMSLLRQRFWILSARRAVRQRVHRCNKCFRMKPRPTFPLMANLPDTRTTRAVKAFTHTGCDYAGPISYTPVRRRGVQSLKGYICVFTCLTTRAVHIEIATDLSTPSFLAALKRFLARRGPVQCMYSDNGTNFQGAKSYLRELYDFLNKDYRPRFEEELTENRIEWKFICPNSPHFGGCWESMVKIIKTHLFKVIGQQLLSYEELSTVLTQIECLLNSRPLTVLSSDPAEPTALTPSHFLHTAPLSSLPAPEVDCNNLNLLHRHSLLDKLVQSFWERWRIEYLHNLQLREKWNTASVPITPGTVVIILTDNAPPLTWPLAVVEKVHPSKDGIVRVATVRTSRGTYLRPVVRLCPLPNQ from the coding sequence ATGGGTTCCGTACCCACTATTTGTAACGCCGCGGTCTCTTCACTTACTGCTTGCTGCGTAGTCGAGGAGCCAATTAACACGCTTGTAAAAAGGTTCTGGGAATTGGAAGAACTTACCGCTTCGCCCGTTCAATGTGCCGAGGACGTTGAATGTGATGTCTTCTACCGCGCGACCACTGCGCGTGATCCCACTAGTGGTCGATATATTGTTGGCTTACCGTTCTGTGAGGACGTCTTCTCGCTTGGTGAATCTTATGATATTGCCCGCAAGCGCTTTCTGTGTTTAGAAAGAAAGTTAGAAGCTTTACCTAATTTGAGATCTGCTTATGATGAAGTCATCACTGAGTACATCGATAAAGAGTACATATCGCCCGCACCTTCTGACGACTCTAGTAAGTCGCTGTTACCCATGTATGTTATTCCGCATCACGGAGTTGTTCGGGAGGACAAAGCTTCTACTCGCTTACGCATCGTTTTGGACGCCAGCAGTAAGACTGGTTCCGGACGCTCTTTAAATGACGTCCTGCACAGTGGGCCGAATTTACAAGGCAATCTTTTTGAGATCATTTTAAACTTTCGCATTTACCCTGTCGCTTTAACGGCTGATTGTCGTCAGCAGTTTCTCCAGATCGTTATGCGAGACATCGATCGTCGCTATCAACGCATTCTTTACCGCTTTAATCCACAAGACCCGCTTGTTCTTTACGAGTTCAACCGCGTTTGCTTCGGCTTGAAGTCTAGCCCGTACCATGCACTGCGCACGGTACAGCAGCTTGTCTCCGATGATGGTTCTAAATATccgcgtgcgagcgagatagcGTCCAATGCGCTTTACATGGATGACATTGCGTTCTCTGTAATGAAGGCGGAGGATGGCGTCGCCGCCTCTAAGGAACTCATCGACTTGTTCAAGACAGCTCAGTGGGACTTGGTCAAGTGGAATAGCAACTCGCAGACGGTTTTAGATTCTATTCCCGCTTCGCACAAACTCACTAAAGAGGTCGAGTTTGATAAATCCATGCAGCACAAAATACTGGGCTTGCATTGGTCCACGCAatctgattatttttattttcaagtcGCGCCTCGCGAGCAGGATAAGTGTACTAAGCGCACTATCCTCTCCACTATTGCCCGCTTGTGGGACATCATGGGATTTGTTGCTCCGACTATCCTATACGCTAAACTTTTGATAAAACAGCTCTGGCAGCTGGGAATCGACTGGGATGATGAGCCGCCGCCACACATCATTAAGATATGGAGACAGTTTTGTCACGAGCTTCCATTGCTCAATGATTTTAAAATACCGCGACATGTAGGTGTGGTGGAAGACTGCGTCGTCACTTTAGTCGGATTCTCAGACGCCAGTGAGCTCGCGTACGGAGGTGTGGTATACCTTCACGTACAGTCCGCTAGTGGTAACACCGTGCAGCTCGTGTGCTCGAAGTCCAAAGTTGCGCCCTCGCAACCGCTCACTATCGCTCGTCTCGAGCTCTGCGGCATCGTGTTATTATCTAAATTACTTCGCACAGTTTTAAATAACTACGCTAGCCGCTTTGCCGTTAACGTTTGCGCTTTTACCGACTCTAAAGTCGCTTTATATTGGATTAAAAGTTCGCCCCACCGCTGGCAAACGTTCGTCGCAAATCGCGTCGTCCAGGTGACTGACAACATCTCCGCTGATAACTTTCATCACGTCTCCGGAGTGGAGAACCCCGCAGACTGTTTGTCGCGTGGCGTTACGCCACAGAAGCTTATTTCGCACCCCCTGTGGTTAAAGGGGCCTCCGTGGCTTGCGATGGACCCGTCACAGTGGCCTATTAATAAAGAGTCCGAGGTACAGTCTATTGAAGATATACCTGAGAGGAAGATTTTAGCACACCCTGTGACTGCTCCCGCGCATGACTGCGCTATATACAATCTTGCTCAGCGCGTGTCATCTTGGACGAAGCTATTACGCGTGATTGTATTTGTATGCAGATTCACTAAATTGTTACCTCGCCGTGAGTCCATGTCCGTTACCGCTAGCGACATGGAGTTCgctgaaattaaaatattacaaagtaTACAACGCAAATATTTCGTCGACGAATTAAATAACTTACGCAATAATAAATGTTGTTCTCCCGCATTTAATAAGTTACGCGCGTTTCTGGACAATGGTCTGATTAGGGTAGGCGGTCGTCTCGTCAATTCTGATCTAGATTATTCCCATAAACATCCCGCTATTCTACCGCGACATGACCATGTCATCGACCTTATTATTGATCATTATCATAAAACGCATTTACACGCTGGTCCCGAACTTTTGATGTCTCTCCTTAGACAAAGGTTCTGGATACTGTCCGCCCGTCGCGCTGTGAGACAGAGAGTCCACAGATGTAACAAGTGTTTTCGCATGAAACCGCGACCCACATTTCCGCTTATGGCAAATTTGCCTGACACTCGTACTACACGAGCTGTCAAAGCTTTCACGCACACCGGCTGCGATTACGCAGGCCCTATTTCTTATACGCCCGTTAGGCGTCGCGGAGTTCAAAGTTTGAAGGGTTACATCTGTGTCTTCACGTGTCTGACGACACGAGCGGTACATATTGAGATCGCTACTGACCTTAGTACTCCCAGCTTCTTAGCTGCCTTAAAACGCTTTCTCGCGCGCCGTGGTCCGGTACAGTGTATGTATTCCGACAACGGAACCAACTTTCAAGGCGCTAAGTCCTATCTCCGTGAGTTATATGATTTCCTTAATAAAGATTATCGCCCTCGTTTCGAAGAGGAGTTAACAGAAAATCGCATCGAGTGGAAATTTATCTGCCCGAATTCACCGCATTTCGGCGGCTGTTGGGAGAGCATggtcaaaattattaaaacgcatttatttaaagtcattggacaacaacttctgtcgtatGAAGAACTTAGTACGGTTCTAACGCAAATAGAGTGTCTGCTTAATTCGCGTCCTTTGACTGTTTTAAGTTCCGACCCCGCGGAACCTACCGCGTTGACGCCAAGTCACTTCCTCCACACCGCGCCTCTATCTTCCCTACCCGCGCCTGAAGTAGATTGTAATAACCTTAACTTACTTCATAGGCATTCACTGCTCGATAAACTCGTTCAGTCTTTCTGGGAGCGATGGAGGATTGAGTACTTACACAATCTTCAATTGAGAGAGAAGTGGAATACCGCGTCTGTTCCCATTACGCCGGGGAcagttgttattattttaaccgATAATGCACCTCCTCTCACATGGCCGTTAGCGGTTGTAGAGAAGGTCCATCCCTCAAAGGATGGTATAGTTCGCGTGGCTACTGTTAGGACTTCTAGAGGTACATATCTTCGTCCTGTCGTACGCTTATGTCCTCTGCCTAACCAGTAA
- the LOC126369813 gene encoding serine protease 1-like yields the protein MRNNVNILAFLIIIIIGTACRDNLRVIHGIDDGGDSHGYVVAIALGLHYKAARFCTGSLIDTNWVITAAHCFATVKALGIDNCLILFENFTITPIYARYARKILQVIPHISYHKSINKNDIGLMLVEHVELNVFGKLSAVDYRTFTGRAVHYVGAGATYTDFDNEENPKLAKAISDLDDVRPLQIGEAVVVACGKASVRRLPDVSHKKNNALICLRSKCSNREERAQVGDSGGPLILDGKIIGIAHAFDDRNPYDFYYTAKRTGGEPVKECGGVASPMDREEVTSV from the exons ATGAGAAATAATGTGAATATATTAGCATtcttgattataattattattggtaCCGCGTGCCGGGACAATTTGAGAGTAATTCACGGCATTGACGACGGTGGAGACAGTCACGGGTATGTTGTCGCTATAGCATTGGGTCTTCACTACAAAGCCGCTAGATTTTGCACTGGGAGCCTGATAGACACAAACTGGGTTATAACAGCGGCCCACTGTTTCGCTACGGTAAAAGCATTAGGAATAGATAACTGCTTAATACTATTTGAAAACTTTACGATAACACCCATATATGCTAGATACGCCAGAAAGATTTTGCAAGTTATACCCCATATTTCATAccataaatcaataaataagaATGATATCGGACTTATGCTGGTTGAACATGTAGAATTGAATGTTTTTGGAAAATTGTCTGCAGTTGATTATAGGACTTTTACTGGTCGTGCAGTGCATTACGTAGGAGCTGGTGCAACTTATACAGATTTTGATAATGAGGAGAATCCTAAATTAGCAAAAGCCATCAGTGACTTGGACGATGTGAGGCCTCTTCAAATAGGTGAAGCTGTTGTCGTGGCTTGCGGTAAAGCGAGTGTGAGAAGACTACCTGACGTATCTCATAAAAAGAACAATGCTCTGATATGCTTGCGATCTAAATGTTCTAACAGAGAAGAAAGGGCACAAGTCGGTGACTCCGGAGGTCCTCTGATACTTGACGGTAAGATCATAGGCATTGCGCACGCGTTTGATGACAGAAATCCTTATGATTTTTACTACACAGCA AAGCGGACTGGTGGAGAACCAGTAAAGGAGTGTGGTGGAGTAGCCTCTCCAATGGATAGGGAAGAGGTAACGTCTGTGTAG
- the LOC126369815 gene encoding uncharacterized protein LOC126369815: MLASKPELGTMLMTSAEIDMSSPKVLDRHPNRRRRSPIMVEFADPETTMVDIQRAMEAGMNIAKFKMAFSTKEEKIAILDRVYKAAARCAEKMGVDEWPVATCATLKTLMVKTGVFADESNNKVETGSEVILSNDRKLIQHCQSDRIFIDYAHMKDIKVGMEISLDQAEVVLICVTEIDDTSIKCKVTKGGTLKDLRPVDVLVVYYARDGPMIKKIKKYMSQATYKPIILSAICNQQGLDHIDDILKIGKPLFLAGAVFKHALEVGRFNDHELADVSNALLDGPKLPVNAAEAAAISCVAVANQTKARIIIIPTVSGRTPRVLLWLQPTCIVITVSTMQNVTRRLFTCRNIVPLVYKSNVKLQSGKKLDKVMERRVRYAAEFAVMKGWLVYGDIYISLQRSSEGNPFCDMVRIWSVDFLKKLLIECDYAEDQFLPPKKPSEVIETECQLLKDEQEKQDSKVQEDSQKAPEEVSEKATQVKEVTTEVEVKVVKPKPSQIKEEETTPTETKKEEITPTDIKQEEDTPSEKKQGEIPPTEIKEEELLPTEAKQDETTPAELEASET; this comes from the exons ATGTTAGCCAGCAAGCCAGAATTAGGTACGATGTTAATGACGAGTGCTGAGATTGATATGAGCAGCCCAAAAGTCCTAGACAGACATCCCAATAGGCGTCGAAGAAGTCCCATCATGGTGGAATTCG CTGATCCTGAAACTACAATGGTAGACATTCAACGAGCTATGGAAGCAGGAATGAACATTGCTAAATTTAAAATGGCATTTAGTACCAAAGAAGAAAAAATCGCAATATTAGACAGAGTATACAAGGCTGCAGCACGCTGTGCTGAGAAAATGGGAGTGGACGAGTGGCCAGTAGCCACGTGTGCGACACTAAAGACATTGATGGTGAAGACTGGAGTTTTTGCTGATGAg AGTAACAACAAAGTGGAGACGGGTAGTGAAGTAATATTAAGCAACGATCGTAAATTGATACAACACTGTCAATCTGATAGAATTTTCATAGACTATGCGCATATGAAAGATATAAAGGTTGGGATGGAGATAAGCTTAGATCAAGCAGAAGTTGTGTTGATTTGCGTTACAGAAATAGACGACACTTCAATCAAATGCAAAGTCACAAAAGGCGGAACACTCAAAGATTTGCGACCC GTTGACGTGCTAGTCGTATACTACGCCCGAGATGGGCCgatgataaagaaaataaaaaaatacatgtcgCAAGCTACGTACAAACCTATTATCCTCAGCGCAATATGCAATCAACAAGGACTCGATCATATTGATGATATACTTAAG ATTGGTAAACCACTATTTTTGGCTGGTGCAGTCTTCAAACATGCGCTGGAAGTAGGACGTTTCAATGATCATGAGCTGGCAGATGTGTCTAATGCTCTATTAGATGGA CCAAAACTGCCAGTAAATGCTGCAGAGGCAGCAGCGATATCCTGCGTGGCTGTAGCCAATCAGACGAAGGCTCGTATCATAATAATCCCTACCGTGTCTGGGCGCACGCCTCGTGTCCTGCTTTGGCTTCAACCAACATGTATTGTAATAACAGTCAGCACAATGCAAAATGTCACCAGACGTCTTTTCACCTGCCGGAACATAGTGCCGCTTGTGTATaaaa GTAACGTAAAGCTGCAAAGTGGCAAGAAATTAGACAAGGTTATGGAACGCCGTGTTCGTTATGCTGCTGAATTTGCTGTGATGAAAGGTTGGCTCGTATACGGAGACATCTATATATCTTTGCAAAGATCTAGTGAAGGGAATCCTTTTTGTGATATGGTCAGAATATGGTCTGTTGATTTCCTCAAGAAGCTGCTGATTGA ATGTGATTACGCTGAGGATCAATTTCTTCCGCCGAAAAAGCCAAGTGAAGTCATCGAAACCGAATGCCAGCTCCTTAAAGATGAACAGGAGAAGCAAGATAGTAAGGTACAGGAGGATTCTCAAAAAGCTCCAGAGGAGGTTTCTGAAAAAGCAACACAAGTCAAAGAAGTTACAACGGAGGTTGAAGTGAAGGTAGTAAAACCAAAGCCAAGCCAGATTAAAGAAGAGGAAACGACGCCCACTGAAACAAAAAAAGAGGAAATAACACCAACTGATATAAAACAAGAAGAAGATACACCAAGTGAAAAGAAACAAGGCGAAATACCGCCAACTGAAATTAAAGAAGAAGAACTTTTGCCAACCGAGGCTAAACAAGATGAAACCACGCCAGCTGAGTTAGAGGCAAgtgaaacataa